Below is a window of Watersipora subatra chromosome 11, tzWatSuba1.1, whole genome shotgun sequence DNA.
ACCGATGACCAGTCTATAGGAAGCCGTCGCATCCAGTCCCGCCCCAGAAGAACACATCTAGCACCAGTGACCACATACAACCACAGATTCCCCGACCATCCGGCATAGCGCACCTCTGCCCACAGCCTTCCTTTGCAGGCTACCGATTCACctgtaaaactataaaagttcttATTAGATGGttgtaaaactaaatgtttaaatttagtGTCATACACATAATCAGGGATTAGAGTGGTAGAGCATCCGGTATCAACTTCCATGTTTAGCTCTACTTGATTTATTTCACAGGTAACAGTTATTGGATGGCCATGTTTAGGTAAACTTTCAGTTGCGTGTACTACCTCCGAAGTAAGATATACAGGATTCTCTCCATCTTCATCATCTCCGGATTCTCCGCTTCGATGGTTGGACGGGCCAGTACTGTCTACGGTTTTTACACTGCTGCCGTTCTCCTGGTTAGGTTTCTTCTTCTGGTCATTCTGGCGGCACACGGGTTTTATATGACCTTTCTTATGGCATTGATGACATTCCGCGTCCTTAAAAGGGCAGTTATTGGCCAGATGGGTCCTTCGGCCACATCGGTAGCAGGACTTGTTACCTTGTGGTGAAAAGTTTCGTTGGACTACCTGCGCAACGACCTCTTTATTGGCACCCAGTTCGCGATGCTTTTCATTAGACCGAGTTTGGCTGGCCTGATTGAATATCATTTGTTCACGTGCCGCTTCGTGAGCTCTAGCATCAGCTTTGGCTTGATCAAATGTCAGCGCTGCATTTCGAAACAATTTCTCTCGCAACCGTTCATCATAACATCCATAGACCAGCTGATCTCTAAGATGTTCATTGCGTGTATTGTCAGCAAAACCGCAATCTTGAATTAGTCCAGTGATTCGTACTAGATATGCATCAACCGACTCTTCCATTTCCTGTTTGGCTGATCGAAATTTGAAACGTTCTATAAGCACATTTGCTCGTGGTTGAAAGTGATTATCAAATCTCACTAAGATTTGATTAAGTTTTTCTCCGTGGTCCTCCGCCAAatcaaatgtattatatatgcgAAGCAATTCAGGACCTCCCAGTGTCAGAAGGATTGCTTGCTTTCTAGCTTCAGCATCATCAGGAATACCTGATGCAATGAGGTACAGCTTCAGTTGCTGTTTAAAAGTTCTCCAGTTTTCCAGAGTGGGAGGTTTCCCCATTACACACAGTAGTGTAGGAGCTTTAATTCCCATCTCTGCCAT
It encodes the following:
- the LOC137407752 gene encoding uncharacterized protein, translated to MAEMGIKAPTLLCVMGKPPTLENWRTFKQQLKLYLIASGIPDDAEARKQAILLTLGGPELLRIYNTFDLAEDHGEKLNQILVRFDNHFQPRANVLIERFKFRSAKQEMEESVDAYLVRITGLIQDCGFADNTRNEHLRDQLVYGCYDERLREKLFRNAALTFDQAKADARAHEAAREQMIFNQASQTRSNEKHRELGANKEVVAQVVQRNFSPQGNKSCYRCGRRTHLANNCPFKDAECHQCHKKGHIKPVCRQNDQKKKPNQENGSSVKTVDSTGPSNHRSGESGDDEDGENPVYLTSEVVHATESLPKHGHPITVTCEINQVELNMEVDTGCSTTLIPDYVYDTKFKHLVLQPSNKNFYSFTGESVACKGRLWAEVRYAGWSGNLWLYVVTGARCVLLGRDWMRRLPIDWSSVLHAGGIGKIRKVCRIEASLWDVRLRPARLEGRCLVLVARRPRFLLPLLAYPYLRLQLSDNLTESGSHLRD